In a single window of the Scyliorhinus torazame isolate Kashiwa2021f chromosome 2, sScyTor2.1, whole genome shotgun sequence genome:
- the LOC140392828 gene encoding calmodulin-1: MADQLTEEQIAEFKEAFSLFDKDGDGTITTKELGTVMRSLGQNPTEAELQDMINEVDADGNGTIDFPEFLTMMARKMKDTDSEEEIREAFRVFDKDGNGYISAAELRHVMTNLGEKLTDEEVDEMIREADIDGDGQVNYEEFVQMMTAK; encoded by the coding sequence ATGGCTGATCAACTAACAGAGGAGCAAATTGCTGAATTCAAAGAGGCCTTTTCACTCTTTGACAAAGATGGGGATGGTACCATAACAACAAAAGAACTTGGGACAGTTATGAGATCACTAGGACAGAACCCAACTGAGGCAGAACTACAGGATATGATCAATGAGGTTGATGCTGATGGAAATGGAACAATTGACTTTCCAGAATTCCTGACAATGATGGCAAGAAAAATGAAAGATACAGATAGTGAGGAAGAAATCAGAGAAGCATTCAGAGTGTTTGATAAGGATGGTAATGGTTACATTAGTGCTGCAGAACTTCGTCATGTAATGACAAACCTTGGAGAAAAATTGACAGATGAAGAAGTTGATGAAATGATCAGAGAAGCAGATATTGATGGTGATGGTCAAGTGAACTATGAAGAGTTTGTGCAAATGATGACTGCAAAGTGA